Below is a window of Carettochelys insculpta isolate YL-2023 chromosome 4, ASM3395843v1, whole genome shotgun sequence DNA.
TCAAAGTGAAAAGTGTGTATAAAAGTAGTTTGCAACGTATGGGTAGCTAAAAGCTAAACAGGTATAGCATAAAACTTACTGTACTGACAATTAACACAACTGGGGCTTTCAACAACAGAATCAAATGGTTACAAAACAAGTTTAAGCATCCAGAGCAGAAGGCATGCTTCCTTCCCACAGAGGTCCATGCCTCATCAATAAGAATCTATAATGCAAATTCAGCATGTAGAAGACAGCCCTTGCCTATAGCAACCAACAGATCTCAGGGGAGACAGTTTTTTTTAAGCTAGAATAAGATACGCTCACCTTTTAATTACAAAGACTTGCCTACCTGAGACTTtacagtggcagggaaaagatgTGGCACCTACAGAATTTACTCAGTAGATCAAATTGCTAAATATTATCCTACCCAGGGAGGTTAGAAACATGGGAAGTATAACCTGTGGACTCCCACAAACCAACCTACCCACCCCCCTTAGGAAGTAAGCATCCCATCTCAGATTCTGTATAGCTATCAAACTCCAATTGGATTCAGAAGTCTTCAATAGTGCAGTTTTCTTCCaagaaaaatatataaatgaCTTACAAGCACATTCATAAACATgacttattttaataaaaataatggttAGGTCTGTTCAAAAGTGGTATCAGAGCAAAGTAAGCATGCTTGTTTAAGCAGGCTCAACTACTTAAAGCCAAATTTAAGACACTGTTTCCTCTTCAGACCAGCTTTCCATCTGTTCCATATTCTTCAAAAGTTTAATACTATTAAATTAGCAGTATCCCTTCCATCTAATTTTGACAGCTCTCTTATTTTCCCTGTAACAAAGACAAAAAAACCATTAACAGATAGATTCTAACTGAGTGGTAAATACAAGGCATTTTCCATTGGAGAATTATATCAATCTTCTTTCTGCAACTTACAAGTAGAATCACATTTAGTGATGTTTCCAGCAAAAACTCATATAAGGTTTTATATTCCATGCTTACATGATTTACTAGATAAAGCCTTTTGAATCTGTCATCAACACAAGTCTTGAGATCAGTTTATAAACCAGAAAAGTATTTGTGATAGAGAAAGCTGAAAATGAATGCCAAAATGTCAACTACCCAAGATTGCTATCCTGAGACCAGGGCTCACACTCTTTGCAGAAGAGCCAAATTTAAGCCTTACAAAACTGCCTGGCCTCTTTTAGAATACCACTGGAGAAAGGGGGAAGGGGTAAAAAGTTTCCTATTGTAGTAGGTGGTCCTCCCTTTTACATATTTATCATCAGGATTTTGAAGGGAGACCCAAACTCTGCATTCCCTGGTTTGCAAATGAGTTTTGTTTTGATGTACCATAGTACAATTACATTTGCTTAGTTTACAAAGCAAGTTTGTATCCGTGCTAAAAATGAGAAGAGTTAGAAGCTGGACATTTGCAATCCACCTCCGCCTCTTAAAACTGGAACTGGCAATTGTGCCCATAAAGCAGAGCAGGCTCTAGCTTGCATTTTAACAATAGTAAAAAATTATGTTAATTAGTTAAGAGGTGTGATGCAGCTACAAGCAATAAGATGTTTTTATCTAGTCAATTTCCTGGCCATAGCCACACTTTAGTATACTGTAATGTTGATTATACTGTTTACAAATTTGTTCAACTATTCATATTGCTAAAAACACAAAGAGCCATAGTAAAGACAAGCCACAGGCCTCTCTACCATAGCAGAACTGAGCCATCCATAAAACATCAAGATTTACTTTACTCATCATAGCAATCAAATGGCACCCACTCATTCTTATATTTGAATAGCTCATTCTGCAAATGATTGAATGAAATCTTTACCTGAAAGTAAAAGAGCTACTTATTGAGCTGAAATGATAATCAACTGTTATAATATTGGTATTAGTTAGTCAGGATTACAAATAAAAGTTCCAAAGACACAGGCACTTCGAGTTGTTAAGAAGACAAACTTCAAAAAAGCCTACTGCAGATACCACGACAATGCATGGGGGGAGGTTAATATAAACGAGAATAAAATCCACAGTTTATAAAAGCAAAGATCAGCCCCGGCCAAATTAAAGAATATACAACTCTAGGGTATAGCTGAGGTTCTCATCCGAgcacccatttaaaaataaacaaaccctaAACTTGTTcagccttttaaaagaaaaatcaaagcagTCTGGATCTTATGGTGAAAAGGGAACACCGAGGCTTTATCTACACttctaaaattaaaacaaaaaagcagtccagtagcactttaaagactaacaaaatcatttattaggtattttgttagtcttcaaagtgctactggactgcttttttgttctgatagtgtctagactagcacagctttctctctgttactattctaaaaTTAAAGTGCAGCCACAGCAATTAAGTACAGCCACAGCAGAGCTTTGAAGTGGAAGTACGGTCATAGCAGGAGCACTCCGGGAGGCAGCTCTCCTAGCATGCTGCCTAAACCACCACCAACAGGGGAGTAGCCCagtttacactggtgctttacagcaCCAAATTGCTGTGCTTAGGGGTGTGTACTTGTTTCACAccctgagccagaaagttgcagcacagtaaagtggcagtgtagactcagcctgagTGGAGAGAGATCTGGAAACTACTCGTGGTTCTGCTACAAACTTTTACAATCCTGGGCTTGTTATTCAACCACAGTACATCAATTTTTCATTCTGTGAAATGGCTGTCTAGGTATTTGCAGTTTAAAGAATTGTTTGAAAGCTTTTGGAGATCTTTTGATTGATAGCCAATAGAATTGCAAAGCAGCCATTCATAGCAGTCAGAATACTATCTCCAGTAGCAACTTACCAATTCCCATCTCTTATTCAGATGGGATGCACTTACCTATCTGCTAAGTCATTTCAATCACTTAAGATACAccagtcaaatgccttacagactATCGTTCAGTTATTAAGTTACAGTAAGCAAAGTTGAAGCAGGTAACTAGGGGAGGAGAAAATACCATAAGCAACAAACGTTTCAGCAGGTATAAGTTTCCTGTATGAAAACAAACCAATCTgaggtaccttagagactaaaaaaatGCATTCAATCAACACcattcatgggtaaaacccacttctttagataaAGCATCCAATTAAGTAGTTttcacccaggaaagcttatgcccaaaaatGTATCagtctttaaaaacaagaagccctgtggcaccttatatattaACAgacagtttggagcataagcttttgtgagcaaagactcactgtCAGATGaatccacaggacttgtttttgtggatacaggctaaGACTAATATAgctactacccctctgatagtctaaggtgcaacaggacttctcatgCACACACAAAGCCATACAAATACTTCCCATGATCAGTGTACACTCTCCcacatttaatgagtactttactaatgagtactcgctaaaacaagggacacatacttacctttgttcactaaatgagtgaacttcccccgcttatatgagccagccctggattccctggccagggcatggggagacctgcagctggctctgctcaaGCCATGGGGTCCTTGGCCGGAgcacagggagacctgcagccccatggctggagacttctccttcccttccctcagacatgcagctgacagccctgcggctgggggaagagagggagaagactcttagcctggttccctcccctgcactggtgggaatgtgaaattgaccagccatgagctgatcagtttccaggtcccacaagccAGGGGGAGACTAGAACCAGCCTGCCTCTGGTTCCTAGCTCCtgctactctgggagccaggaaactgaccagccctggtggttcctggctctaCTCCCCTTGCAGAAAAATTCAAGTTGTGCAGGAGTTGCAGGACCAACCCCTGGGTAACCTGAGGGTTTACGGTATTATTTCCTGCCCTCCCACCttacagacctcaccctcagccatgtttttctcccccctccctccccccaccaaaaaaaaccacaacactcccccccccccacaggtcccaaactgcccccagccttagaacctGCCAGCAGCCTCAAACCGCACCCAGCTTTAGACTCCCCctacagccccacactgccccccaggcTTACACACCGCCCCAGCAGTCCCAAACTTCCTGCAGTCTTagaccctccccccgccacataCCTAAACGGCCCCAGCCATagacactcctccccacccccggcagctTCTTCACCATGGCTGCtaagctgggcagctcccccagccctactgttcccagcaggtaacagtcgttaAAATCCAACTCactcaagtgttaaagtttcagCATCTAGGCACAAGGTaactgctatccctagtgatggagagagctgctggagatggcagctctctctattgacagatatctgcctgagacagcaatgttaagaaactgcaaacgGCTTacatgcaacccccacataactcaaattttccacacaagtcaaggggagatgggaaccaggctgcaccttggatcccagctcccctgggcttgcaggagtcaTGAGACTGACCAGAActccaggactggtcagtttcctggctcccagagtggcagggagacaggaactagGCAGCTGCTGGGTTCTCAGCTCCCTCCCTGCTTAGGggacttgggaaactgaccagtaatAAGCTCATCAGTTTTCtggtcctgcaagccctggggagctggcagccagggtcCCTTCCCCTTGCAGAATGGGGAAATGGACCAGGGCAGTAACCTCAGCTAAGTTTCCTGGTTCCAGCCAGTGGATggtagctgggaaccaggcacagcctggctcccctccagcccttggagtcaggaaactgaccagggctcctgctttgggatagctcagtggttggagcactgACCTGCTAAAGCCcaagttgtgagctcagtccttgaggaggctatttaggggtctggagcaaatagatctTTTAAAAAAGGTCTGTTAGGGAtgctgcttggccctgccaagagggcaggggactagacttgatgaccttgcaaggtcccttccagctctatgagatgtgtgtatctacTTGGTCAGTTTTTCAGCTCTGCAagtagaggggagccaggagcaccaggCCTGTTGTgtggttcctagctccccaccactctggggaccaggaaactCTGTCGGGGTGacagttgcattaacctgagacacataCAACTTGGTTGCACATatcttgaaggtttactgtatcaGAAATATTTTAGCAATATAGGTGGTGTGattgcctccccagccaggatgatggtGATGATTCAAGTAAGATCccagtatatattgacctgggactgtgtaTGGatcctttggctgtgtctacaccactcCTCCCTTTCATAAGTGGCAGGTAAATATTAGCATTTTCAAGCTGCTCTAAGGCATGGatgaatattcagtgtttcatttacattttggAAGCAGCACTTTTCACACAGCAAGTGGCTGCAATTATgtaaactagctgtgtagacagggttccttctaaaggaagccctgcttttgaaagcacccttccttatttttttcagaggaaggatgctttcaaaagcatATCTCCCTTCCAAAGGAACCCTATCTATAAGGCTAGTttgcgttccaaaagcagcacttttgaggtGGTGAGTGGCTGTTATTGTGCAAATGGggcactaaatattcatatcagcacctcattagcattttcatgccccttccaaaaggaaggggcagtgtagacacaagcCTTTGGGGCCAGAAGAATTAGTGCAGAATTGGTGAAACTGGTGTTAAGAACCTCTCATCTGTGAATGGGGGCTGTTGGTCTAGGCTTGCGGAGCAACTGGAGAACCCAtgagtttgcttgtgtggcttctggctgggcagcagggctggcagaggtacttttgcaGCTTGTGGGATTTGCCTTAAGTGAGAAGAAAtcagagcctggggctgtaagtggcctggaatTAAGCAAgttggttccctcagctgtgcccagaaaccccatcatatgaCAGGGTGACACCACGAACTAGCTGTAGGAGATCTATATTTGAGGAAACACTTTCATGGGGTTTACTCAGCTCAAGTTACTTACACTTTGTAACCTTACACCAGCTAAGCAGcccaggaagggaagggaaagagtCATTACTTTATGTGCAGTTTGTGTCATACTTCAGAGGCAAAAAGATAAGTATATGAGAGTTACACAATTACCTGTTGGAATGGCAAAGTGTACACTCATTCGGGTAAGTGTGCCCATCAGTTCCACAGACTGGGTCCAAGTTCCTTGGACATCCAGGCAAGCCATACGAGAGGCATGCTGGCTAAAGAGGAAACAAACCTATGAAACACTAGGATAAGCAATTCCAATCATCATTTTGGAAACCTCGCTCATTAAGCAATCTACAAACCCTGCCGTATGCCAATGGCACGCTAATGTATTCTGATGCAAAATAAAAGTTAACATTTCACATACATTTGCAGAGGGGTGTGGCGCTCCTGCATCTCCTTCCAAAGACAGGCTTCACATCTGAATGGCCTCCTACACTCGCTTAGCTAAGAACTCAAACGGCTCAAGAATCAAGCGGCCTCAGCCACCACTGCTAAAAGAAGTTACACCACGGCAAAACCGCTGGCCTCCTTCAGCCGGCACAAAGGCGCTGGTGGCACCTCACAGGCCGGCATGGGGCGAGGTCTGGTCCCAACGCGCCACTCTGGCCTCAGGGGGTTTGTACGGTGAGAGCAGCTCTGCCCCGCGCCGCCGGCACGGGTGCGGCGAGCACAACCGCGGCCACGTGGGCATCAAGGGACCCACACGCACCCGCGGCTCACCCCGCTGCCACCGCAGCGGTTGGGGATGCCACGCCCGGCGGCCCGAGCAGAGAGCCCCCGGGAAGGCGGGGAAGCCGAGAGCCGGCTCCCTCGAGGGAAGCGCCGCCCGCCTCGGGCAGGAaaaggcccggcccggcccgcccccgcccccggctcgcGCTCGCCCAAGGGGGCAGCGAGGCCGCCCTGGCGGAGGCTGCGGCCGAAACGCCGCGCTCAGTGCCGGGCCCACGGGCTGCGGCCCCTTCGCGCAGGCTGACGGGCTCaggcgcggggcggggcgctcgggggagggggggcccggcCCAGGGGCGGCCGTGGGGCGCCGGGGACAGCGACGGCAGCTCGGGCGGGGGCCCCTGCGGGGGAAGGGGGCTCAGCGGCCCCGGGCAGGGCCCGCGGGGCCCGCGGAGGAGGCGGGGGTGCTGCGGGCCGCTCCCCACTCACCGAGGCGGCGCTGGCCCAGGCGGGAGACGGCAGGAAGGAGCCTGCGGGGAGAGAAGAGCGCAGCGTTACCATGGCGAcacgcccgccccgccccgccccctgcggCCTATCGCTCGCTCGCTcgttcccgccccgccccgccctacCCGCCGGCGCCGCgcggcacagcagcagcagcaagagcgcCGCGCCCGCGCACCGCACGCTGCCCGACGCCCCCATCCCGGCGCAACAGGCAGCCCCGCGCGCAGCGCGCTTATATAGCCCTGGCCACGCCCACACCGCGCCCATGGCCACGCCCACACCGCGCCCATGGCCACGCCCCCGGGACTACCCGCCCCCCGCGGGTATGAGGGAGGGGCAGTGACGGTCCTGACAACGAGCAGAGAGAGGATGGAGCGGGAGGGTCCATGGAATGGGGAGGTGTGTGGGATGAGACAatgggagtgtgtggggggggtcagtggtatgagggctgtgggggatgggacaatgggagtggggggtcagtggtatgagggctgtgtgggatgggacaatgggagtggggggtcagtggtatgagggctgtgggggatgggacaatgggagtggggggtcagTGGTATGAGGGCTATGTGGGATGGGACAATAGGAACTGGGGTCAGTGGTAT
It encodes the following:
- the SPINK2 gene encoding serine protease inhibitor Kazal-type 2; the protein is MGASGSVRCAGAALLLLLLCRAAPAGSFLPSPAWASAASPACLSYGLPGCPRNLDPVCGTDGHTYPNECTLCHSNRENKRAVKIRWKGYC